GCGACGAACTGCCGCCCGCTCTTCAACCTCGCCCGGAACCGGCCGCCCGAGGTCTTCTCGATCATGGCCGTATTCGCAGTCTGTCGCTCAGGACGCCCGCGCGAGCCACTGCTCGACGTCGCTGCGGCGATACCGCGGACAGGTCGACGTCATCCACGTGACCCGCGGCCCCATTCCACGCTGCCGCCACCGGCACAGCGTCGACTCCGACACCCGGATCCACCGAGCCACCTCGCTGCTGGTGAGGATCTCCTCCACCGTTTCCATCTGGTCACCTCCGACTCCGAGAGCGGCAACCGCCGCCCGAGACACCTGACAGTCACCTAAGGAATGGATGGGCGCTTGAGCGATCAGATGCCGGCGGCGAATCTCCTGCAATGCTCGGGCCCGCTGAGGATCGATGACGCGCAGAACACATCCGGGGATCGTTCGAACTGCGCGGAAGGTTCGGCGGCTGCCGATGCGCTGGGGGCCTTCCGCCGCTATTGCCCTTGCTGAAAGCGCGCCTGCAGGCTCGAGTCCCGAACTTCGAACGGAGAGAACGCCAACTCGGTCAACATCGGGCCGAGGATCCCTTCGATGGCTACGACGTCCCTCAAAGTGAGCTGCGCGTACCCGCGAAGTAGTTTGCTGAGGCGTCCCGCCGCGATCCCGGAGCGCTCTTCCAGCCAGGACTTCGAACGTCCGAGCCGCTCCAAGCGATCGGTCGTCTCGACCACGAAGTGGTGCTGCAGTTCGGCTGCCCGGGCGCTCGCGTACGCCGCGGGCGTCGTCGGTTGAATCCAAGTGACATCGCCTGGCCGGCCGAACATGACGGACTCCTCGAGAAGGTCCCGGGGCATGGTCGACGGAGGCTTCGGCACCGGTCAAACATACGGCGCGAGGATGGTCGATCTGGACCTGTGGATGGCGATGAAGGGCCGGGCGTTTCGGCGTATCTTCCATTTATGGAAGAAGACAAGGAGTGCGAAGTTGACGCCCTTCCCGGGCGAGTGGTGACGCGCATGACGATGACCGGGCATGCGATGCGGTGTGGTGAAGGCTGGTTTGCGCTCGTTGAAGAGCTCGATCGGGCGCTGGCGGCCCTCGATCCGGGCTACCGCCTCTTTGCGATTGCCCGCACCGGTGGTGCGCTCGTTTTCGATGCCGAGCCGTCGTCACCCGAACTTGCTAATCGTTTCGCTGCGATCGTCGGCTCGGCCTCTGAAGCGGCGAGCAGGAACTGTGAGGTCTGCGGGGAACCTGGCGAGAGGAGCGCGATCTGCGGGGTGGTCGAGGTGTTGTGTGCTGAGCACCGAGCCGCCGCCGAAGCAGCCGGACGGCGGCATCGAGAACCGCCGTACTGACCGATTCCCC
This genomic interval from Nocardioides kongjuensis contains the following:
- a CDS encoding helix-turn-helix domain-containing protein, yielding MFGRPGDVTWIQPTTPAAYASARAAELQHHFVVETTDRLERLGRSKSWLEERSGIAAGRLSKLLRGYAQLTLRDVVAIEGILGPMLTELAFSPFEVRDSSLQARFQQGQ